A stretch of Chiloscyllium plagiosum isolate BGI_BamShark_2017 chromosome 6, ASM401019v2, whole genome shotgun sequence DNA encodes these proteins:
- the LOC122550917 gene encoding P2Y purinoceptor 8-like translates to MNSSIEDSTIQMLNNTVMHYTLPMIYLGIFLISTPLNAIALWLLCCRMWPKTPTMIFSINLAITDLLYSLTLPFQIIYHWNRNNWQAGGPLCRLVTVLFYGNSHCSILTVMWISVERYLGIVHPLHTSHLRTVKTAILLCLLSWLFVLMVHLPLMYNELTYDVPDLKIITCFDIIPRDMFPAVYYFYLYYSAQIFLFFLVPFVVMTFCYSRIIRTLLKAPVAQIRESRKQIVYLTIVVMLAFAICYLPTQIIMIVHFVRSHLKRPIYILYKFSLTLNSLNGCFDPLLYYFASKEFRRKVQKILPCIPVDDSDRTSSNIALPLAAQGSQ, encoded by the coding sequence ATGAACAGTTCAATAGAAGACTCCACAATACAGATGCTCAACAACACTGTGATGCATTACACCTTGCCAATGATCTATCTGGGCATTTTTCTTATCAGCACTCCCCTGAACGCCATCGCCCTTTGGCTCCTCTGCTGCCGCATGTGGCCCAAGACTCCCACCATGATCTTTTCCATCAATCTGGCCATCACTGATCTCCTGTACAGCTTGACGTTGCCCTTTCAGATCATCTACCATTGGAACCGGAACAACTGGCAGGCGGGGGGGCCACTCTGCCGGCTAGTGACTGTTCTCTTCTACGGCAACTCGCACTGCTCCATCCTGACGGTCATGTGGATAAGTGTGGAGCGTTACCTCGGCATTGTGCACCCCTTACACACCTCTCACCTTCGCACGGTTAAAACTGCCATCCTGCTCTGCTTATTGAGCTGGCTGTTTGTCCTCATGGTCCACTTGCCCTTGATGTACAACGAGCTGACCTATGATGTGCCCGATCTGAAAATCATCACCTGCTTCGATATTATTCCCCGCGATATGTTTCCCgctgtttattatttttaccTGTACTACTCGGCACAGATATTTCTATTTTTCCTTGTTCCCTTTGTTGTCATGACGTTTTGCTACTCCAGGATTATAAGGACCCTGCTGAAGGCACCGGTGGCTCAGATTAGAGAGTCGAGGAAGCAGATAGTCTATCTAACGATCGTGGTGATGCTTGCTTTCGCCATCTGCTACCTCCCCACTCAGATAATAATGATTGTGCATTTTGTCCGCTCCCACCTGAAGAGACCCATCTACATCCTGTATAAGTTCTCCCTGACTCTGAACAGCTTAAATGGCTGCTTCGATCCCTTGTTGTACTACTTCGCCTCGAAGGAGTTTAGACGGAAGGTCCAGAAGATTCTGCCTTGCATTCCCGTGGACGATAGTGACAGGACGTCGAGTAACATCGCTCTACCTCTAGCTGCTCAGGGTAGTCAGTAA